The genomic DNA CGGCACGTGCTCATAGAACGACTGCACCACCACCACGCCATGGCGATGGCCGAAGGCGCCGCGCCAATAGCCCTCGAGGCTGTCCCTGCGCGCGTTGTAGGTACCCGGATACAGGGCGTCGTTGCGCGCGGGTTTGTCAGGCAGCCTGCATTGGTAGCGCATCGGCTTGATCACCCGCCGGCCCTGTTCGGACACGATCACCGGCGCATACGTGCCGGGAAAAATGCGGTTGTCGCGCGGCAGGTGCTGGCTGCGCTGCAGGTCGTCCAGGCGTGACTGCGCGCGCTCGATCCGGTTGCCGGCGATGCGCAGTTCATTGCGGGCTTTCTGTGTGGGGGTGCTGGCCAGGGCGGCCTGCGCGGTACGGAGACGTTCGTGCTGGCGGCGCAGTTCGGTCTCCAGTTCGGCGTGCTCGGTGGCATGCCATTGCTGGATCATCGCCACGATCCCGCGACCCTGGTCGGTGCGCGCACCCCGGAATCCGTCGTCCATCGCCTTCGGTGTCTTCGGCCGTTTCTTGGCCGGGTCGAAGGT from Stenotrophomonas sp. 169 includes the following:
- a CDS encoding SOS response-associated peptidase family protein, with product MCYSAQIRADYAKLVRHYGATMSLEEFSRLYTFDPAKKRPKTPKAMDDGFRGARTDQGRGIVAMIQQWHATEHAELETELRRQHERLRTAQAALASTPTQKARNELRIAGNRIERAQSRLDDLQRSQHLPRDNRIFPGTYAPVIVSEQGRRVIKPMRYQCRLPDKPARNDALYPGTYNARRDSLEGYWRGAFGHRHGVVVVQSFYEHVPRNGLPLAAADDERDVVLEFQPRPLRDLLIACLWAEWEGPEGRLLSFAAVTDEPPRDVAVTGHDRGIVPIRDVHLDAWLNPDPTDLAAQYRILDDREDIQYVWSEAA